One genomic region from Mytilus trossulus isolate FHL-02 chromosome 9, PNRI_Mtr1.1.1.hap1, whole genome shotgun sequence encodes:
- the LOC134684546 gene encoding uncharacterized protein LOC134684546 isoform X1, with protein MHKLFDITPIICIVLMKIIMQETEAHNCSSQHESCTAAYYSTMRESAGDIGAICSVINTYSECLQTLSDCNSTVVHEAIADANTSLYQSGCEIEAQNCSTKQITSCTTAYANAIRETPRTKEAMCSVINTYMECLLTYSSHCNSNAVHAAIANANMTLYQSGCETGAQNCSTQQLESCATAYSITLAGSAVLGDREAVCRTIHIYLECLSTYFADCNLDAGPTIDNIKMSLSEYGCNNFTSSLPAEETEAQRCSAKKMHACVSALGSVVIHVQGVKDSEKICSAGNIYLECVTKVGTDCSLDVGQTLVRAKKGLSQYGCVSDSNGTGRLVFNMVTLGLGFAFYKLLLLYN; from the exons atgcACAAACTATTTGATATTACTCctattatttgtattgtgttAATGAAAATTATCATGCAAG AAACTGAGGCGCACAATTGTTCTTCTCAACATGAGTCGTGTACCGCAGCCTACTACAGTACAATGAGAGAGTCAGCTGGAGACATAGGGGCAATATGCAG tGTGATAAATACCTATTCGGAATGTTTGCAAACATTGTCTGACTGCAATTCTACTGTGGTTCATGAGGCCATTGCTGATGCTAACACGTCTCTATACCAGTCTGGTTGTG AAATTGAAGCGCAGAATTGTTCTACTAAACAAATCACGTCCTGTACCACAGCATACGCCAATGCAATAAGAGAGACACCACGAACCAAGGAGGCAATGTGCAG tgTAATAAATACCTACATGGAATGTTTGCTAACATATTCGTCTCACTGCAATTCAAATGCAGTTCATGCGGCCATTGCGAATGCAAACATGACTCTTTACCAGTCTGGTTGTG AAACTGGAGCGCAGAATTGCTCTACTCAACAACTAGAGTCATGTGCAACAGCTTACAGCATAACGTTAGCAGGTTCAGCGGTGTTGGGAGATAGGGAAGCAGTATGTAG AACAATACATATCTATCTGGAATGTTTATCTACCTATTTTGCTGACTGCAATTTGGATGCAGGTCCGACCATAGACAATATCAAAATGTCACTATCCGAGTACGGTTGTA ATAACTTCACATCTTCATTGCCGGCTGAAG AAACAGAGGCTCAGAGATGTTCTGCTAAAAAAATGCACGCTTGCGTCTCAGCATTAGGGAGCGTAGTAATACATGTACAGGGAGTGAAAGACTCGGAGAAAATATGCAG TGCAGGAAATATCTATCTTGAATGTGTTACTAAAGTTGGAACTGACTGTAGTTTGGATGTAGGTCAGACCTTAGTTAGAGCCAAAAAGGGCCTATCACAATACGGCTGTGTTAGTGATTCTAATG GTACTGGAAGACTTGTGTTCAACATGGTGACGTTGGGACTAGGATTCGCATTTTATAAACTCTTGTTGTTGTATAACTAA
- the LOC134684546 gene encoding uncharacterized protein LOC134684546 isoform X2, whose product MRESAGDIGAICSVINTYSECLQTLSDCNSTVVHEAIADANTSLYQSGCEIEAQNCSTKQITSCTTAYANAIRETPRTKEAMCSVINTYMECLLTYSSHCNSNAVHAAIANANMTLYQSGCETGAQNCSTQQLESCATAYSITLAGSAVLGDREAVCRTIHIYLECLSTYFADCNLDAGPTIDNIKMSLSEYGCNNFTSSLPAEETEAQRCSAKKMHACVSALGSVVIHVQGVKDSEKICSAGNIYLECVTKVGTDCSLDVGQTLVRAKKGLSQYGCVSDSNGTGRLVFNMVTLGLGFAFYKLLLLYN is encoded by the exons ATGAGAGAGTCAGCTGGAGACATAGGGGCAATATGCAG tGTGATAAATACCTATTCGGAATGTTTGCAAACATTGTCTGACTGCAATTCTACTGTGGTTCATGAGGCCATTGCTGATGCTAACACGTCTCTATACCAGTCTGGTTGTG AAATTGAAGCGCAGAATTGTTCTACTAAACAAATCACGTCCTGTACCACAGCATACGCCAATGCAATAAGAGAGACACCACGAACCAAGGAGGCAATGTGCAG tgTAATAAATACCTACATGGAATGTTTGCTAACATATTCGTCTCACTGCAATTCAAATGCAGTTCATGCGGCCATTGCGAATGCAAACATGACTCTTTACCAGTCTGGTTGTG AAACTGGAGCGCAGAATTGCTCTACTCAACAACTAGAGTCATGTGCAACAGCTTACAGCATAACGTTAGCAGGTTCAGCGGTGTTGGGAGATAGGGAAGCAGTATGTAG AACAATACATATCTATCTGGAATGTTTATCTACCTATTTTGCTGACTGCAATTTGGATGCAGGTCCGACCATAGACAATATCAAAATGTCACTATCCGAGTACGGTTGTA ATAACTTCACATCTTCATTGCCGGCTGAAG AAACAGAGGCTCAGAGATGTTCTGCTAAAAAAATGCACGCTTGCGTCTCAGCATTAGGGAGCGTAGTAATACATGTACAGGGAGTGAAAGACTCGGAGAAAATATGCAG TGCAGGAAATATCTATCTTGAATGTGTTACTAAAGTTGGAACTGACTGTAGTTTGGATGTAGGTCAGACCTTAGTTAGAGCCAAAAAGGGCCTATCACAATACGGCTGTGTTAGTGATTCTAATG GTACTGGAAGACTTGTGTTCAACATGGTGACGTTGGGACTAGGATTCGCATTTTATAAACTCTTGTTGTTGTATAACTAA